The Acutalibacter muris genomic sequence AGGAACCCTGGCCCACGCACTCGCCGAGCTGAAGCTCCGGAAGTTCCTCGGCGACGCGGGCAACTACGACAAGGAGCTGGCCCAGATCCAGGCCAGTGAATACTACTGCGGCGAGATGGACGAAGCCACCGACTTCTACGCTGAAACCGTCCAGGAGCATCTGGCAGCGGCAGGCGAGGACGCGGAGCTCATGATCGAGCAGCAGTTCAGTCTGGACAACTGGGTGCCGGAGGGCTTCGGGACCTCTGACGCCGTCATCATCGGCGGCAGCACGATCGAAGTCATCGACCTGAAGTACGGCAAGGGGGTCAAAGTGGAAGCCAAGAACAACCCCCAGCTGAGGCTCTACGGCCTGGGCGCTTCCGCCCTCTTCGGGGATCTCTATGACTTTGAGACTGTCCGGACGACCATCATCCAGCCCCGGCTGGACCATGTGAGCGGCGAGGAGATCCCTCTGAAGGAGCTGCTGCTCTGGGCCGAGGAAGAAGTTGCACCGAAAGCCCGGATGGCGATGGATGGCACAGACTACACCGCCTGCGGCGACTGGTGCCGCTGGTGCCCGGCGAAGGCGGTCTGCCGGAAGCGGGCCGAGTACAATCTGGAGCTGGCAAAGGACGAGTTCAAGGCTCCCCCGCTCC encodes the following:
- a CDS encoding DUF2800 domain-containing protein; this encodes MPSKHAKLSASSAFRWINCPGSVVLADQLPAPGSSAYADEGTLAHALAELKLRKFLGDAGNYDKELAQIQASEYYCGEMDEATDFYAETVQEHLAAAGEDAELMIEQQFSLDNWVPEGFGTSDAVIIGGSTIEVIDLKYGKGVKVEAKNNPQLRLYGLGASALFGDLYDFETVRTTIIQPRLDHVSGEEIPLKELLLWAEEEVAPKARMAMDGTDYTACGDWCRWCPAKAVCRKRAEYNLELAKDEFKAPPLLTDEEIGEVLRRAEEIQKWTSDIQAYALEEALAGKQFDGWKLVEGRSNRKYADDVKVAETLVAAGYDEAMLYERKLYGITAMEKLVGKKKLTTTLGDLIIKPAGKPVLVPESDKREAINTTEAAKADFDNTEDAENVPQF